Within Trichocoleus desertorum ATA4-8-CV12, the genomic segment GGGCTTTGATACAGGGGGATAGTTCTCGTCGCCACTGGTAGCCATTCGTTGTGAACTCAAAATACCGCGATCGCCTGCACGAGACGAGTGAGACAATCTACGACATCTCCTTGCCTCTGGATTGCGTTCTTTCGATTACGCTTACCATGAGTGATGGCACAACTGCTGAAACAGAAATAGTCGAGAGGCGTAAAATGATTGGTTCCTCTTCTATTTTCGCTAATCCTTGTTGGGTTCCCCCAACCGTTAGATGCGCCCAGTTGTGGTTAATGTTATGGCTAATACAGATGAAATGTGGAGCGGTTATGTTGCAAAAAATTTTCTTGAAGCTACACCCAAAATTGTAATTTTTATACTACAACTCTGTAGATAGTGCTTCTCAAATTTTTTGCAACACAACAGTTTCCTTACTTCGATTGTCAGCTCACAAGCAGCTACATTCCTGGGATACCACCACCGCCGGTGAATCGTGTGAGTAAATCTGGTAAGTTGATGCCGAACTTCTGTAGTAGTTGTTGATGCTGCTGATTATCGGTGTCTACCTGCTGGGGTAGCTCCTGCTCAGCTTGTCCAGAGTGGTCTTGATTCCCCGACTGCCCCTGAGAGCGAATCATACTTATAATCTGCTGCTTGTCAATTTGCATTATTATTCTCCTGTGGATGTTCCTTTCCCTAGTTGTTACTGGGAAAGTGTAAATGTTGCTAAGCGTGGATAAATCGGTACCCTACCTTTGCCATTTACTTTTAATCCGCCTTATCACGCTTAAGCGTCAATCATTAGATAGATTCCAACAAGACAGGCTAACTATAGCAATCCTAAATGGATTGGAAACAGGGGGTGGGGGCGCAGCCCCCACGCAAGGGTTTTACCCCTGCACCCCATTCAAGAATCAAAAAGGATTGCTATATCACATCCCAAGCATGGGCGGCAACCAGCCAAACCTCACCATCACACTCCTGTTTGGCCAAAGCATAAACGTCTGGATAAGGCTTTGTTTTTGCACGGCATCACAAAAGAGAATGCGATCGCAAAACGGTAGAACATTGGCTGGTGTTGTGCTGACCAAATTGCAATAGAACGAGATTCCTCAGTGTTAGGCAATGATCCAACCCAGATGTGGATTTTGAGAATGGGGGAGTGCCGTTAGGCGATTGTCAGGAAAACTATAGTTGAGCAACTTTCATTACCTACAAACATTACAAAAACTCCTTCAAAAGACTTAAGCGCGTCATTAGCCAACATGCCTCAAGAGTTGGAGGAAAAGAGAGGTTTAGCCCCTTAGTCTGGTGCCATAAGCGATCGCCCTGAAGGGGAATTGCTCCGCAATACAGCTATTTCTAATGACTTCATCTCAACTTTCATCAACAAATGGCGATCGCAAAATCCGATATGCAATTGTCGCACTGGGCTGGTTTGTTCAAGAAGCAGCTTTGCCAGCCTTTGCTCAAGCTGAAAATTCAGAATTAGTAGCACTGGTTTCGGATGATTCAGTCAAACTCAAGGAACTGAGTCAAAAATATGGCGTGCAGCACACCTATTCCTATGAAGAGTATGAGGATTGCTTAACCAGTGGTGAAGTTTAGAGTTCGGCACAGCAAGATAGAAACAGCAATGGAAGAACGTGAACGGCTTCAAGCGTTAATTGCGGAACAACACAGACTGCTAAATCACATCAAAGCCCTGCTACAGCGAATCAAAGAACTAGTGAGTTTTACTGAAAAGCCCCCTGAGCCACAGTCGATGTGTATGAGTTCGAGTTGCTGCCGTAACCTTGATGATACAAACTCACATCGTCCCTAAAGATGGCAGGGCTGTTTCATACAACGAAAGCGTTCCGAACCAGGCCCCCCTAGCCCCCCAAATTTGGGGGGAACAAGACTCAAAGTCCCCCAGAATAAAGCCCTATCGGGCATCCCAGAAAGGGGGATTTAGGGGGCAGTGCAGGGAGTTGAACCACATTTCAATTTTTCCTCTTGTAACATGAAACAACCCTGCCTAAAGATGGGAATCTTGCCAAAACCAAACAACTTTAAAGGATTTGATAACGGAGTTGAATTATGACTGAGAAGAAGCTGGCAATGGTGGATTAATGCAAAACATGGGTCAAGGTGCCTGCGATAAGGATTCTCTCAGACGATACAGCAAATTACATGACAGTATTCCGTATAAGCCTTAACACATCGCCTTTTCAGCCTTTAGACAGAACAGTGGCAAGCTAAGGTTCGATACCTTGACTGTGTATGCCGTTTTTGGATAAAAGTAATGACTTCAACTAGCGAATCCGTCAAAACAACTGAGTTTGAACAATCGATCACGGTTGCTGCACCTGCCGATCGCCTCTTTGATTTTCTGGCAGATGTGAAAAATGTGCCGCAGTATCTACCAACGGTGAAAAGTGCTCAACCCCAAGCAGGCGATCGCATTCGCACTCAAGGACAATCGGGAGAGCGTTCCTATGACGCGGATGGTCATTTTCGAGTAGACCAAGCAGCACATCGCCTTGAATGGGGTTCCGATGGTGAGAATGACTATGGTGGATGGATGAAAGTGGAAAGCAATGGAGATTCACAATCTCAGGTAACGGTGCATATTCACTTTTCGCCTAGACCTGAAATGGCACAAAAGATGGCAGAGCGATCACCAGGACACAGCTTTGAAGCTGCCATGCATGAGGGCATTACTAAAACCCTAGAATCTATCAAACGGATTTGTGAAGGGCAGGGTGGTAAAGAAGAGATCGAAGCCAACAAGTAATGTTTTCAGGCAATTTCTTTCTGCGAGTCAGGCATTAGTGCGATTCGAACTCATGCCTATTGCGATCGCTGCCATTGGATACAGCACTTACTATCTGTTCTTTGGCAACTTAGGAAAGTAATTAGAGTGCTTCTGGATCAAGCTCTGGCGGCAGACCCATTGGTTCTGGGTCAGGCTCATCAGCAACAGGTTCTGGATCAGGTTGGGGAGT encodes:
- a CDS encoding SRPBCC family protein, which gives rise to MTSTSESVKTTEFEQSITVAAPADRLFDFLADVKNVPQYLPTVKSAQPQAGDRIRTQGQSGERSYDADGHFRVDQAAHRLEWGSDGENDYGGWMKVESNGDSQSQVTVHIHFSPRPEMAQKMAERSPGHSFEAAMHEGITKTLESIKRICEGQGGKEEIEANK